The genomic window CGGGCTTCGCATGGTCATTGCGCTCGCCACGATCATGCTGGTCTGGTTTGGCGTACAGGAGTCGCTCGCTTCGGCGCAGGGCGGCCCAGGCTTCAACGTCGGCAAGTTCCTGAGCTTCTTCCTGCTCATCACCTTTGCGTACAGCTTCGTGAAATTCTACGACGGCTCGATTCCCGGTATCGGCTACTCGTTGAAAGGATTCGTCAGCGGGGGAACAAGCAGTTTGGTTGACTACATCGGCAGCGACTCGACGCAGGAGGTGCAGAATACAATCCGCACGGCCCTGAGTCAGGTCGGGGGTCTGTCTCCATCCTTCACCGAACCGTACACGCTGCTCTGCACCTACACCGTGCAGATTGTACTCAGTATTCTGACGGCATTGATCGGCGTCATCATTGCCTACGGAGCGATCGGAGCGACGGTCATCGGCCTACTCGGCCCGGTGTTCATCCCCTGGATGGTCTTCGACAAGACGGACTTCCTTTTCTGGGGTTGGCTCCGGGCCTTCATCGCTTTCGAGTTCTACAAGGTCGTGGCCGCGGCGACCATGAGTGTGATGAGCCACTTGCTGATCACCTATCTGACCAGTGGCGCAATGACTATCGATGCACCACAACGTCTTATTACGCTCATGCCCGGTCTGCTCATTCTCTGTATCGTTGCCGGCTTCGTTCTGCTCAAGATCCCCACCATGACGGCAACGCTCTTCTCCGGCCACACGGGCGGCCACGGCATCGGCATGGGTGGATTGATTACCGCGGCAATCATCCGGGCCATTTAGGCCCAGTGGAGGAAATTCCATGACAACTCAAACATCAACCCCTCCCGACATCACCCGCGCCGCCGAGCGGTACCTCGAACAGTACGGCGATCCGCTCGTGATGAACACCTACCTCAAGGTCACGATCCTGGTCCTTGCAGGCATCGTGGTCCTGCTCGGCGCGATCGTCTATCGCGGCCAGATGGCGCTGGCGAGTGTTCATCCGTTGATCGTGCGCATCAACGACGTGGGCCGCGCCGAAGCCATCGATTATCGCAACTTCCAGTACCGTCCCCAGGAGGCCGAGAACAAATACTATCTGACCCGCTGGGCGGAGCTTTACTTCAGCCGCAACCGCTTCACCATCGAGCGCGACCAGACCGACGCTCTTTACTTCCTCAACGGCGACGTGCAGCGGGCGGTCATCGATCAGGAACGCAAGGACGGCATCATCGCCAAATATCAGGGCGATAGCTCGCTCCCATTTGTCGATGTCGAGGTGAAGAATGTCATTCTCGACGACCTCCGCCAGTCACCCTATTCGGCGCGCATCGAGTTCGAGAAGATTTACTCGAATCCCACGGATCACAGCGAACTCAAGCGGGAGCAATGGACCGCCAGCGTCACCTACGTCTTCCGCGAGCAGGTGAAGAACAAGGAACTGGCCGTCAATCCTCTGGGATTGACCATCGTCCGCTTCCGAGCCGACCAGGCGTTCGAGTAGATCGAGCCACAGCCCAAACACTAGGCTTCCCATGTCCACACGCGGCCACAAATCGCGGCAGATACGCCCTTCGTTTCTTCGCAGACGGCACAACGCCTCATCGTGCGCGATGAAGCGGTATCGCCCATCGCCCAACCGAGTCCTTGTCCGGGTGGCATCGAGGAAATTTCGTCGGCTGCGGCGGGCCGCTGGCCTGCCGGGAAACCGCGGGTCAATGCTGCCCATGAAGCGTTCGCTCCATCGTTTCTCCCCTTGCTTGTCCGGTCACACGCTTCCGTGCATTTTCGGCGCCCGGCGGCACTGCGCCGCTCTGCTTTCCGGACTCCTCTCCCAGAACGAGTCTGGGCCCCTGCTCCAGAATGCGCGGCTTGGCTCCGGCGATTTGCACGCGATCTTCGATCGGAACCGTTCATGCGCGCAAAACGCCTCTTGGGAGCCGAGCACGTTGCTTGGGTTTCGCCAGAGAGTGACCCGGCCAAGCCGGGAATTCAACTCAAGGAGACTCACCATGTATCAGAATCGCATCTCGCTCATCGGATTCCTCGGCCAGGACGCCAGCACCTACACCGCCAACAATGCCAGCTTCACCGTTCTCTCGCTTGCCACCAAAAGCTCGTACAAGGACAAGAAGTCGGGCGAGTACAAGGGCCATACCGAGTGGCATCGCTGCATCGTCTGGGGCAAGTTGGCCGAGTACGCGAAGACGCTCACAAAGGGCGCGCATCTGGCCATCGACGGCGAACTGCGCAGCCGCGAGCGCGTGGACAAGAAGACCGGCGTCAAGAGCCGGGTTTGGGAGGTGCGCGTGGCTTCGATCCTGAAGCTCGACCGCGCCGAAAAGGCCGCCCCGGAAGAGACCGCGGACGATGAGATCAACCCCGAGGAAGAGGCTGCGTAAGCCTCTTCCTCACTCCCACACGGAAGCCCGGCGACACCGGGCTTCCATTGGCGCGAGGCCCCGCGATGAGTTTCGATCTGATCCTTCCGTTTATGCGCCCCATCGAACCGCTGCTGCTCGACGACGGCATCAGCGAAATCATGGGTAATCCCGACGGCTCATGGTGGTACGAGCGCGACGGGATCATCCACCGGGAAACGACGGTGTCCTTCGACGCCGGCAAGCTGCGCACCGGCCTCGAAGTGATCGCCAACAACATCGGCAAAAAGCTCGACGATGACAACCCGCTGCTCCATGCGCAGCTTCCCGATGGCAGCCGCCTGGCCGCAGTCATTCCGCCCGTTGTGCGGCCTGCTCCGGCGCTCGTAGTCCGCAAGTTCACCAGCCGACAGTTTACGGTCGATGACCTCATCGCTCGCGGTTCGCTGACGCGGCAGCTTGCAGAGTTCCTTGAAGAACAGATTCGGACCGGGAAGACGCTGTTGATCAGCGGCGGAACAGGTTCGGGAAAGACGACTCTGCTGCGCATTCTGGCCAACGCCATCCCGGATACGGAGCGCATCGTCGTCATCGAAGATACTTCCGAGCTTGGCATTCAGAAGCCGAACATTCTGGCGACTGAATGCCAGACCGATACCTTCAAGAGCAGCGTCACCTTCGACGACCTCTTGAAGTCCGCTCTCCGCTGGCGGCCCGACCGGATCATTCTGGGCGAAGTCCGCGGAGTCGAGGCGCGCACACTGCTCGACTCCCTCAATACGGGCCACTCCGGCTCGCTCGCTACGATCCACGCTAACTCGGCCACAAAGGCGCTTCGCCGCTTTGCGAATCTCGTCCTTCGTTCCCATGCGCAAGCCGCTTTCTCCGACATCGAAGCCGAGATTGGCGAGTCTGTCGATTTCGTTGTCCATGTGGATCGCGAGCCAGGGCGTCGCGTGATCCGTGAAGTACTCGCA from Pseudacidobacterium ailaaui includes these protein-coding regions:
- a CDS encoding CpaF family protein, producing the protein MSFDLILPFMRPIEPLLLDDGISEIMGNPDGSWWYERDGIIHRETTVSFDAGKLRTGLEVIANNIGKKLDDDNPLLHAQLPDGSRLAAVIPPVVRPAPALVVRKFTSRQFTVDDLIARGSLTRQLAEFLEEQIRTGKTLLISGGTGSGKTTLLRILANAIPDTERIVVIEDTSELGIQKPNILATECQTDTFKSSVTFDDLLKSALRWRPDRIILGEVRGVEARTLLDSLNTGHSGSLATIHANSATKALRRFANLVLRSHAQAAFSDIEAEIGESVDFVVHVDREPGRRVIREVLALTGYDRPSQRFQMEYVYRAGEGPATETIPC
- a CDS encoding VirB8/TrbF family protein, with translation MTTQTSTPPDITRAAERYLEQYGDPLVMNTYLKVTILVLAGIVVLLGAIVYRGQMALASVHPLIVRINDVGRAEAIDYRNFQYRPQEAENKYYLTRWAELYFSRNRFTIERDQTDALYFLNGDVQRAVIDQERKDGIIAKYQGDSSLPFVDVEVKNVILDDLRQSPYSARIEFEKIYSNPTDHSELKREQWTASVTYVFREQVKNKELAVNPLGLTIVRFRADQAFE
- a CDS encoding single-stranded DNA-binding protein, producing the protein MYQNRISLIGFLGQDASTYTANNASFTVLSLATKSSYKDKKSGEYKGHTEWHRCIVWGKLAEYAKTLTKGAHLAIDGELRSRERVDKKTGVKSRVWEVRVASILKLDRAEKAAPEETADDEINPEEEAA
- a CDS encoding type IV secretion system protein, which encodes MDFLILIKNGCDNLTATAAPSVDALGLRMVIALATIMLVWFGVQESLASAQGGPGFNVGKFLSFFLLITFAYSFVKFYDGSIPGIGYSLKGFVSGGTSSLVDYIGSDSTQEVQNTIRTALSQVGGLSPSFTEPYTLLCTYTVQIVLSILTALIGVIIAYGAIGATVIGLLGPVFIPWMVFDKTDFLFWGWLRAFIAFEFYKVVAAATMSVMSHLLITYLTSGAMTIDAPQRLITLMPGLLILCIVAGFVLLKIPTMTATLFSGHTGGHGIGMGGLITAAIIRAI